In Nicotiana tabacum cultivar K326 chromosome 10, ASM71507v2, whole genome shotgun sequence, the DNA window TCATGCAATcaggggcaaatacataaaaagttatttaaggacaaggttttgaaatacacagtttgtgcaaataaggtaagcaaatcaattaACAAACAGTAAATCAAAAGAGTCCGAGATTTTGCATGAATGAATcgagtcagaaaagatgaagaaggattTTAACTTAGGCCGAGTAACAGGGagaatcagcaaacaatggaaagaaatcaatcgagccatattcagaaggaagtttacactaattgcaaatttgaaaaccatttagaggaaaattcatcatatataaggagcatgtgagcatgaaagaagactgtcgtgtaaatcagtagaaaaaaccagtgtagaagagtttagcagaaagttcagcattgtatgaaaacaaagatgtccaaactcagttcagagactcaaagTTAGTCTGGAGgagttaagggttctaaaataaaatcctagttcaatcaaacctcggcagaacccccaaattctagggtttccaccttgaatcaagtgcagagatgaggaggcaagtaGTCGAATTGAAATATGTTTAGAggtttcagaaaagaactgaaacttctaacatgcttcttagagcaacagaactcatgaatagcatgtaaatacagtagaggggttcaaggcaaacaaagtaaagaaactaattcgaaacatgatgagaaaagactgataagaacagtagaagaaagcatgcttaagaagatccttttaaaagaaacttaaacaaagttcaatagaagaaaaatagtaagaacacttaagaacacggtagaagaatacagtaggtgaaacataccagaacatattagaagaaaatagtaggacatagtagaaaagcatataagagcatagtatagaaagcacaatagaagaacatacaagaacggaatatagaaagcacagtagaagaacatacatggtagaaggaaaacatagaacacagtagaggcaaatacatacaaaataaaaggaaaagaaagttagagaaacacttaagcattttcagaaaaccctaaatcgtaaaagaaagactttgaaaagtaattttcgaaagaaaagttagggagatcgtttgaaaactcaaagagagcatagatacacaacagatctaaagagacgggagaaaacctcgaaggtttagggtttcagaagaaccctagaaatgagaaaggctttaaaAACGTCACCGATCTGAGTTGGAGAGGTcagaaccaggctcaaaacaccatggtacaCCGGAGCTAGGCCGACGATGACTCTGGAACCTTGAATCGGcagaggtctgggtgcaaaccttcgaggtcaggccttgaatcttcagatATCAGGCGTGTAAGAGCAATAGGAGGTAGGTATAAGACTCCCATAGccctggaagccatggattccagtgGCTTTCACGGTGGAAGCGGTGAGAGGCAGCTAGGGTTCTGAGAAGaatcgagagagtttgagagagtgcaGGGTTTTAGAGGCAGCTGGGGTTGTGAAATGGTTAGGGTTAGGTAATAGGtcgggattaaaaaaggaaagggtatttggtggccgttgatcgttttgatcaacggcctggattaattGAGTAGGTGGGGCGGTTTAACAGTGTTGGGTTTGGGTCAGTTCAAACAGGGATTAGGCcagggtaattgggtttaaaattgggctcaattggaggttcaaataaggctaaaattgaaataaacggggctaacatttaaatagccattttcccttatttattttataaaaaatagtaaaataattctggaaataaattaaaggtactagaATGATTAATAATAagtaattatcaaattaaaaataatttagtcaattttataattatgaaaacaattaaatcttaaaataggctaatatcgcaattatacgcagtttagctttaaaaatactaaacaaatttgtaaaaatatgaaaatattatttcagctatattttaatataaatatgagaatccaataagtgaatcaccaaaaatgataattttgggaataattattgagtttttcttgataaaatagggcaataaatagatttaaaaatctataaaaattaagagaaaaatagtaaaccttgggacatacttatatatacatatacctactattttggaagtattttgcatataaaaatatacaggaaaaaattcgGTATCAACAACATGCTTTGTGATACAATAATCTAGGCAGACTGAGTGCATATTAAGTAGAATAGCACATAGAACTAGAAATCACAAATTGATGAACTGCAGCAACATAGGAAACACATAGTTTGGAATGTGAATTGAATCAGAACATAACAGTTAAGGAGATTATACAGAATACAGAGAAGAGATGATGCCAGTAGCCAACCTTGGCTTACAACTGGCTGAACTAGTAAGAATTGCAAGGAACAGAAGATAGTAGAGAGTTTTTGGGAGTATAGTAGTGTAGATGAAATCgtgtttttttttaaacttaaaataagggggggggggggggttatatagtaatcaaaaacTTAACATATAAGGTAAGGGATCAATCAAGTAGCAAATCATGGAAGTCACATGTAAATCAACAAGTTCTTCCCTTAATCATGGAACAATTAAATCAATGGTAAAATCATTctaagtatttaaggaaaagaatcaagtaaggTTTAAGTATAAaataggtaattaggggtaaatgaacagtagtttaattaaggaaacaaatcaGTAATAATCAGCGGAATACAAACAAGGTAAGGGAAAAATAATTAAGGCAAGAAATTCAGTCAAATCGAATAGAGAGGTAAGAATCAAAAGTTTAAGGGAAAATATTCAAATTAAACCAGGAAATAAGGGATTCAGAATAATCAGGGGTTCAGAAAGTTTATAAAAGAGTCAGCATATTTGGCATATAAAATAAGGTGGAACATGAATAGTCGGACAAACACAAGCATATAGAATTAGTGAAAGGATTGAACTAAGAAATTCAGTAGAAGCATACTAGGAAAAGAAAATcacgagaaatcacaagaacTCAAAGCAGGAACATAACCAAATGTACCAGTACTCAGAAAACAAGCGAAGAATCCCAATATTAGGGTTTTCAGTGTAAGCAAGTTAAGGTTGTAGTAGACTcataaaatcaatcaaaatatatgaGAAGCAGAAGGTTAAACACAGAAAATCATCAAAcactttttaaaaagaaattttggAAACTCTAGTTTTAGGAAAAGATGAAAATCACTTGAAAAATCGTACGATTCTTGCAAAGAATCTTAAGGCCGTTGTAAAACTCATATGAAACAAACCCAAAtcatcttagatctgtacagatctaagaggtttagaaaagaaattagggtttcgaagagaaccaTAGAGAGGTGAAGGAACCTGCTTAGAAAATCATAGATCGTAGCCAATATAGGACGATCTCACTCGTAATCACACTGGAATGGCCTGAAATAGGTGAGAGAGGAACTACAGATGCAAGTCACTAGCTATGGCCCCTTGAGGGCCTTGGAGATGGCAAGAATAACGTGAGagaggccattggaggcctgaGAGGTGGTGTGAGGTCATCGGAGATGTCCATAGATGAGTGACGACGTTTGGAGATTAGGGTTTAtgttgagagcatttgagagcaGAGATGATTAGGTGATGGCGGTATAAGGTGGGAAATGAATTAGGGTTTTGGGGTATAGGTGAGTTTAATTATGGAAAGGGGGAACCTGGaccattgatcaaaatgatcaacggcaaGGATTTGGTCGGGTATTGGGTTGGGGCAGATGGGTATTGGGCCTGGGGTTTTTGCGCTGGTTcaaaagggttaaaattgggctagTTGATAAGCTAAATTTTAAATGAaaaggggctatttgttaaatatagaattaattgctaaaacaattttaaaaatggctaataaattataaaaaaatgattttaaTGCATAGGAATGTTTTAAAGTAAttgcttaatattttaaaaatataaaagactatTTTTCAGCAAAATAATGTTATAATGCATgtataggctataattgcaaagtaattgcaattgcatcctaaaaatgtaaatgtAGTTATTTGTGCAACAATTTAAACTTAGTACAAatgtaaatgataaaattaaatcacaaaattattaaaactattttgtgatgcaatttaatgattttttcataaaataaatgttgggagaaattagttaaaatattttaaaaattgcaaaaattgtatgaaaaatactaattgatgcccaagcatagttttgaaaaatattatgaaaaaattgggtatcaacagtgggTCTCTCTTTCTTGGGGCGGGTAGTTAAATCTATGGGTAGGATAGGGGTTAaaatcttttttattttggtatgtgTTAGTGGGCTAAGTCAAAAATTAGAGGAGGGGGTGTGCAAATTGTCAAACTTTTATTTACCTTGTTGGTTCTTCATTCCCTTTTCTATAGAAGGCGTGGGTTTCCCACGGTAATGAAAAATTTAGGTGTTTAGGAACTTACCTATTGCACCATTAAATATTTTTACCTGGATTCCTTTATCATCTGTGTTTGGTTCTTGGCATGTGAGTTGGTGGTCAGTTGTTGTCCTTTATTGTTTTTGTGGAATCTTACCGTTCACCACTCATCTTCATCCTTTTTTAGTTGGTTCAATGGGGGTTCAGTCGATTGGTTAGTGAGTGGAATTGTTTGGTAGTTGCATCTGCTGTTGGTATAAATAATTATCCCACAACCTATATACATGATGCCTTCGCCTTCATAAACAATTAGTTGTGTGTAGGATCCAATTATGACAAACTTGATGACTGGTGATTCCAGTGGAACTTATATGCAAAATCTAGCATACCTACCTTTTAAGATGGATGAGGTGTAGGAGTTCACTTTAAGGAGTCTACCAGCTCTTGCCCCTATTCTTTCTAAGATATCATAGTCTAAAATTCCATTGGTAGTTGGGGGAATCGTATCCAAATAGCAGTGGAGGTAAGGATAGTTGTGCGAGGGACGAAGTTTGGTTCCCATTTGCGCATTGTTGAGAATTGCCCAAAAATGAACCATTGCCCACCATGAAGAGCCTTGGTCATGCTTTCTTCTAAATTGAATTTAATAGTGAAGAAATCCTATCCTAGGTCAATTAGGATGAGATTTTCCTCTGGTTTCCACAACTTGTTCAGTTTAGCTTTGAGGATGAGGTGCAGGATCCATCTAGCGAATTGTTTAACAATGACCGAGAAACGCCAGGGGTGGTGCAATCTTGCTTTATCTTCTTCAGTTAGAGCAATGTGATCGTTAACCATTGGTGGTTCCGGTAATGTGTCATTTGGGAGATAATCAGGGCTGCGACTGCTTGTGGAAGCTAGTCTCCTGTCCTCTAGTGCCTCCTTGAAGGattgtttgggggggggggaggattaAATCCTATATCACTAGATCCCCTGTGGTAGAGGGCTTATCTGGAGGGTTCCGGTGGCATTGGATGATAATGAGGTCCTACCTGGGAGTGTATGTGAGTATGTTAGTCCTAGTTATAGAGAGTGGTTAGAGTCTCTTTCTCTAAAATCCCAATTCCAACAATCTTCCACATTCAAGGTTAAAGTGGAAGGAGTATAAAGGAAAAGCAGTTAATGCCCAAAGTACAATCGTATAGAGCTTGTCACTCGCAAACAAACATCGGACACAATTTAATATTATGCTCCCTACTTGCTTCTCTTTGCCCCGAAAATTGTCAATCGGGTTTTACAAATGGTAAGCAAAGTGGACCactattttcattttccttacaTTTAGCACTAACTAATATTCAAACCATAAATAAGTCGGATCCCACTAAGATCCAACCATATCACTTTTGTTAGCCGCCGCCCCTACGTGTGTGGTGATTTTGGGTAGTGGACGagtttttttctttcaataaaaaaattattagcaTTTAATGTTTATAAAGTTAAATTAGTTTATTATggttaaataataaattaaagtaaatattttattaattaatttcgATTTAGTAAcaactctctctctatatatagaGCTACATTTTATGTATTCATTAATTAGCATAAACATTAATACAAatatatttcttcttttctcctgccccaaccaaaataaaaaaataaaaaaaattcgttCCCTTaccccaacaaaaaaaaaaagaaaaagaataggaaaagaaagaataaaacaGGGAGGCATGTTGCATGGACGTGCCAACTTAAGACTTGAAGAGTATCTTCCATTTATATTTTGAGTAGACAAACGACTCCACTATTTCTCACATCCGAGCTTTAAATTAAGATAATTCATTATGAAAAGAATATTAATTGGATATCTGAAAATAAAGCCGCTGCATACCTTTTGGCCAAAAACTATTTAAACAATTATACATAAAATAGCTTATTTAAAGTTCTTCATGGTATTCCGTTCACATAGCCAAATTTCAATTAAACTATAATTTGCCTAATACCATTCATAGCTATTGTTCAGCGCAACAAATATAACCAAAGCGAAATACAAGGGTGTGTACAAAGAATACAATCTATATCGACAAGGCGAAAtaccaaaatataaaaaattaagaaataaaatgCTCTCATTGAGAGTCGAGCTCAAGATATTCACTTACAAAGTGGGTACTTTAACTAATTGAAGTAAGAAAGCTTGTTGCTCTTTTGTGTCAGCTCAAAACAATTACTCCATCTGTTCTAGTTtacgtgaacctatttcctttttagtccgtttaaaaaagaatgacccctttctaaatttgaaaacaatttagtttaaacttacaattctatccTTAACGAGAAACTTTTATAATCATACAAATACTCTggggcccctttttgacttgtttaagaccataaatttccaaagtcttcattttttcttaagcTCTATGCCTAgtcaaatagattcacataaatttgaATGGAGGGAGTAATATCTTATGTCAGTACTAGAAggaattttttataaaattcaaatatagctacaaatgataattttctaaaaatataattatgaaTAATAAATATAGTGTATATGTTTGTCGTGTCGCGTAATTTTTACTTGATATTAACCAACTACAAAAGTTGTTACTGTTAACATGGAATACAAAATTATTTAAGACAATAGTTGACTGGTTGAATGTGAAACCAAAACGTGTCATTGTTATTTTCTAAGTTTGATGGAGAAAGGGAACCAAGTTTAACAACTACTACTACGGTACTACCTCTAATAGCTTGTATGGATGATTGCTAGGTATCGTTTTATAATATATCATATCgtataatattatattatattgtattattttgatatatataatgtttggataaatTGTATTGTTTATCGTTATTTTATAATGGCATggacaaaaaatataaagaataaacttataatattattaagaaaaaataagGTACGTGGTagaattattaaataaaaaagtaaagtaaaaaataaaataagattatttaataataagaaagGATAAGATGAGAAAAAAAGGTAATGACGCACCACATCAAGTTGGCCGTTacataaaatgacactttttATTATTAATAAGAATATATTTAATGATACGATATAGTAAATTGTAAATAACAATTAAagcaaatattatatttaaaataacaatacaatacaatacaataagtaacaatcatccaaacaagccGTAAATTACAAAGAACAAAATACTACTAAAAATTATCCTTTGCTTAAAAAAATGACCATAGTCCACTTTCCTCCCCAGCTTGCCTTCTTCATTTCATCATTTCCCTCTTTCCTCTCTGATAATATTAAAACTTTCTCTCTCTGAAAACCTCAAACTTTGTAGAGAGAAAGAGAAACAAACCGAATGTGTCCCCTTAGGATCATTCTCATCTTCCTCTCTGCAACTCTCGCCGGATTCTTCGTTCTCCGGAACTTCAAATCCCAGCCTAATGTTGATCCCGACGACGACGATGCCGGCGCCGACGACAGTAACGGCGATTTATCCAGAGACTCAAATTCGCTTCCTCTCTCCTCCCAGGTATCCATATTTTCTTAGGGTTCACATCTTCCCTATTTTTTATTTGCTCAATTTTAATTCTAATTTGCTGGCTTGTTTGTAATTATCAGGTGTGCAGCGCCATTGGGAAAGGATTTTGGACCTGCGTAGATATGGCTAGTGGAAAGTATCTGTGGAGGCATTTGGTTTCT includes these proteins:
- the LOC107789851 gene encoding uncharacterized protein LOC107789851, which gives rise to MCPLRIILIFLSATLAGFFVLRNFKSQPNVDPDDDDAGADDSNGDLSRDSNSLPLSSQVCSAIGKGFWTCVDMASGKYLWRHLVSSPSPSNLKVNHSD